The nucleotide sequence GCGCTAGGTAATGGCATCGTCTTGAAGACGGGCAGCGATTCGTCACGGTCGCGGCCGTGAACGCCGCCGCCACGACACCGATACCGAGCTCCGAGCAGGAGCTACGCGTGCGTGTGGATCAGCTCACGGCCGAGAACCGGGTGCTCGAGCTGAAGGTGCAGAAGCTGCAGCGGATGCTCTGGGACAAGAAGTCGGAGCGGATGCCGACGGACGACAACCAGGGCGTGCTGTTCACGGAGCCTGCGGCGGCCAAGGCAGAGTGCGCGCCGGTGTCGGGGAAGAAGAGGGCGGTCGGCGCAGCGCGAGCACCGAAGGGACCTCAGCCGCTCGATCCTGCTTTGCCGCGGGAACTGATTCAGGTGCCAGCGCCGCAGCTGAAGGAGTTGATCTGCCCGGTGACGAAGCAGCCGATGCAGCCCGGCTTCGTGGAGCGCATCGAGGTGCTCGCCCGGCGGGCACCGGTGTATTACGTGAAGGCGTACGAGCGGACGGTGTTCGTCAGCCCGGCCAAGACCGCCCCGGTGTACTCGGCGTGGCCGGCGGACATCCTGCCGCGGGCGCGAGTCCACGCCAGCGTCGTGGCGCACATTGCCGCCGCGCACTACAGTGAGCACGTCCCTTTCCACCGCCTCGAGCAGCAACTGGCCCGCACGGGGGTCGAGCTGGCACGCAGCACGCAGGTGTCGCTCATGAACCAGCTCGATACCCTGGTCGCTCCGCTGATGGTGGCCCTCCGGGACGACGTCTTCAGCGGCGGTTATCTGCACGTTGATGCGACGCCGGTCGATGTCTGCGATCCCGCTCGCCCGGGGCATGTGCGCGAAGCGACGCTCTGGGCGTACCGCGCGAAGCGCGGAGGAGTCTGGTTTGAATACAGTGCGAGCAAGTCGCCCGTGCATCCCGACGCCACGTTGAAGGCGGCACGGTTCAAAGGCTTCTGCCAGACCGACGGGGCCCCGGGGCTCAATACCATTGGCCCGCCGGGCCAGGTGACATCGCTTGGATGTCATACCCACGCGCGCCGCGGCTTCTTCGATGCGGACAAGGCTGGGGATCCCCGGGCGAAGTGGTACCTGGAGCGCTTCCGAAAGCTGTTTCGCGTGGAGCAGCTGGCGCAACGCCATGGCCGCAAGGAGATCCTGCGGCGTCGCTTCAGCGTACCCATCTTCCAGGCCATGCTCACCCAGGCCGAGCAGCACGCGCAGATTGCTCCGGCCAAGACGGCGCTCGGCGATGCCGTGCGCTATCTCCTCGATCAGCAAGAACGGTTGCATCGCTGCCTCACGGAGATCGAGGCGGAGATCTCGAACAACGCCGTCGAGCGCGCGATCCGTCCGCTGAAGGTCGGCGCGCGCAACTGGATGTTTGTCGGCGACCCGAAGGCAGGGCCGCGCTTGGCCAACCTCTTTACGCTGGTCGAGAACTGCCGGCTGATCGGCCTCGATCCCGAGCGCTACCTCATCGAGCTGCTGGGGAAGCTCCAGGATCATCCGGCCTCCAGGATCAAAGAGCTGCTGCCGCATCGGTGGACATCGGCGCAGCAGACGCAGACGGCACTCGGCGCACCCAGCGCCTCGGCCGCAGCTTCGCCAGGTCCAGACCGCTGAAGAGCAACTGCAGCTCGGCGGCGGTGAGCACCACCGTCTTCTGTCCCGGCTGGGGCCAGCTCTGGAACGTCCCCTCGTGGAGCCGTTTTCCCAGGACGCACATCCCGCCGTCGTCCCACCAGAAGATCTTCAGCAGGTTGCGGCGCCGGTTGGTGA is from Opitutus sp. ER46 and encodes:
- the tnpB gene encoding IS66 family insertion sequence element accessory protein TnpB (TnpB, as the term is used for proteins encoded by IS66 family insertion elements, is considered an accessory protein, since TnpC, encoded by a neighboring gene, is a DDE family transposase.), with translation MISLGGATAKIHLATEPIDLRRGYSGLYTLVEQQFGAEPQSGNLWVFTNRRRNLLKIFWWDDGGMCVLGKRLHEGTFQSWPQPGQKTVVLTAAELQLLFSGLDLAKLRPRRWVRRVPSASAAPMSTDAAAAL
- a CDS encoding IS66 family transposase encodes the protein MNAAATTPIPSSEQELRVRVDQLTAENRVLELKVQKLQRMLWDKKSERMPTDDNQGVLFTEPAAAKAECAPVSGKKRAVGAARAPKGPQPLDPALPRELIQVPAPQLKELICPVTKQPMQPGFVERIEVLARRAPVYYVKAYERTVFVSPAKTAPVYSAWPADILPRARVHASVVAHIAAAHYSEHVPFHRLEQQLARTGVELARSTQVSLMNQLDTLVAPLMVALRDDVFSGGYLHVDATPVDVCDPARPGHVREATLWAYRAKRGGVWFEYSASKSPVHPDATLKAARFKGFCQTDGAPGLNTIGPPGQVTSLGCHTHARRGFFDADKAGDPRAKWYLERFRKLFRVEQLAQRHGRKEILRRRFSVPIFQAMLTQAEQHAQIAPAKTALGDAVRYLLDQQERLHRCLTEIEAEISNNAVERAIRPLKVGARNWMFVGDPKAGPRLANLFTLVENCRLIGLDPERYLIELLGKLQDHPASRIKELLPHRWTSAQQTQTALGAPSASAAASPGPDR